A genome region from Rhodopseudomonas boonkerdii includes the following:
- a CDS encoding ABC transporter ATP-binding protein, whose protein sequence is MTASIELKPVSSRPAAAMVPAIDLKNVTKTYPGRNGNATHALGPVDLRIDPGSFVSVVGPSGCGKSTLLRLVAGLEMPDSGTMQRYGTDLAGPSHEVGIVFQEHVLFPWATILDNVLLPADVLALPKAAARERALKLLELTGLKDFAHQRPQALSGGMKQRAAFCRAMISDPRLLLLDEPFGALDALTREELSLELSRLWQELGRAALLITHDIEEAILLGDRVLIMSERPGTIRADITIDLPRPRNADTVKLPRFQEIKNQIRDIIFNRTET, encoded by the coding sequence ATGACCGCGAGCATCGAGCTCAAGCCTGTATCGTCGCGGCCTGCCGCGGCGATGGTCCCGGCCATCGACCTCAAGAACGTGACCAAGACCTATCCCGGCCGGAACGGCAACGCGACCCATGCGCTGGGGCCGGTGGACCTGCGCATCGATCCCGGCAGCTTCGTGTCGGTGGTGGGGCCGTCAGGCTGCGGCAAGTCAACGCTGCTGCGCCTCGTCGCGGGGCTGGAAATGCCGGACAGCGGCACCATGCAGCGCTATGGCACTGACCTCGCCGGTCCTTCTCATGAAGTGGGCATCGTGTTTCAGGAACACGTGCTGTTTCCATGGGCCACCATTCTCGACAACGTGCTGCTCCCCGCCGACGTACTGGCGTTGCCGAAGGCCGCCGCGCGCGAGCGTGCGCTCAAACTGCTTGAGCTCACCGGCCTCAAGGATTTCGCCCATCAGCGCCCGCAGGCTCTCTCCGGCGGCATGAAACAGCGCGCCGCCTTCTGCCGCGCGATGATTTCCGATCCGCGCCTGCTGTTGCTCGACGAGCCTTTCGGTGCGCTCGATGCGCTGACGCGGGAAGAACTGTCGCTCGAATTGTCGCGCCTGTGGCAGGAGCTCGGGCGTGCGGCGCTGCTGATCACCCATGACATCGAGGAAGCGATCCTGTTGGGCGACCGCGTGCTGATCATGTCGGAACGCCCCGGCACCATTCGCGCCGACATCACCATCGACCTGCCGCGCCCGCGCAATGCCGACACGGTGAAGCTGCCGCGCTTCCAGGAGATCAAGAACCAGATCCGCGACATCATCTTCAACCGGACTGAGACCTGA
- a CDS encoding ABC transporter permease, whose protein sequence is MTSRFIDRAATPLIYLGLLVGWELICDTMKIPTWILPAPSEIYASAVKWAPELASNTIVTLRETVLGFVFAILLSLPLAIIISLNPLARKIIYPILLGLQSVPKVAVAPLIILWFGLAEWPKIIVVVLVCFFPILVNMVAGFEAAPKTMLDLMRSLGAGPHVVFRRLRLPVALPHFFTGCKVAVTFAVIGAVISEFVAAQDGLGYLILTSTAQSQTPLAFAAIALLTVLSIALFHGIEFIERRVIDWTP, encoded by the coding sequence ATGACCTCGCGCTTCATCGACCGTGCGGCCACGCCGCTGATCTATCTCGGATTGCTGGTCGGCTGGGAGCTGATCTGCGACACCATGAAGATCCCGACATGGATTTTGCCGGCGCCATCCGAGATCTATGCGTCCGCCGTGAAATGGGCGCCGGAGCTGGCTTCTAACACGATCGTGACCCTGCGCGAGACCGTGCTCGGCTTCGTCTTCGCCATCCTGCTCTCGCTGCCGCTGGCGATCATCATCAGCCTCAATCCGCTGGCGCGCAAGATCATCTATCCGATCCTGCTCGGCCTGCAGTCGGTGCCGAAGGTCGCCGTGGCGCCGCTGATCATCCTGTGGTTCGGCCTCGCCGAATGGCCGAAGATCATCGTGGTGGTGCTGGTGTGCTTCTTCCCGATCCTGGTCAACATGGTGGCCGGCTTCGAAGCTGCACCGAAGACGATGCTCGACCTGATGCGCTCCCTCGGCGCCGGGCCGCATGTGGTGTTCCGGCGGCTGCGGCTGCCGGTGGCGCTGCCGCATTTCTTCACGGGCTGCAAGGTGGCGGTGACCTTTGCCGTCATCGGCGCGGTCATCAGCGAATTCGTCGCGGCGCAGGACGGGCTCGGCTATCTCATCCTCACCTCCACCGCGCAGTCACAGACGCCACTCGCATTCGCGGCCATCGCATTGCTCACCGTGCTGAGTATTGCGCTCTTTCACGGCATCGAGTTTATCGAACGCCGTGTGATCGACTGGACGCCGTAA
- a CDS encoding MarR family winged helix-turn-helix transcriptional regulator — protein sequence MTDATSGSKPPSRRPTRARAAMREQVDAIFAQWQAERPDIDPSPVHIFGLIGRIQMQCTALIDEALAPFALTRGTYDVLTALRRAGVPYSLSPKQIAQSLLLSGAGLTSRLNKLEAQNYLARLPEPNDRRTLRVQLTSAGEAVINEAIPRVFDVQRELLRPLGPDGEQRLVRELARFADEIDGRQGTKTGAIDPAGSDL from the coding sequence ATGACTGACGCAACATCAGGATCGAAACCGCCCTCGCGCCGCCCGACGCGCGCGCGGGCCGCCATGCGCGAGCAGGTCGACGCGATCTTTGCGCAGTGGCAGGCGGAACGACCGGATATCGATCCCAGTCCGGTACACATCTTCGGCCTGATCGGCCGGATCCAGATGCAATGTACCGCCCTGATCGACGAAGCGCTGGCGCCGTTCGCCCTGACCCGCGGCACCTATGACGTGCTCACCGCGCTGCGCCGCGCCGGCGTGCCCTACAGCCTGTCGCCGAAGCAGATCGCACAATCGCTGCTGCTCTCGGGCGCCGGGCTGACCAGCCGCCTCAACAAACTCGAAGCACAGAACTACCTGGCCCGGTTGCCGGAGCCGAACGATCGTCGCACGCTGCGTGTTCAGCTCACGTCCGCCGGCGAAGCCGTCATCAACGAAGCAATCCCGCGCGTGTTCGACGTGCAGCGCGAACTGCTGCGGCCGCTCGGGCCGGATGGCGAACAGCGGCTTGTCCGCGAGCTGGCCCGATTTGCCGATGAGATCGACGGCCGGCAGGGCACGAAGACCGGCGCCATCGATCCGGCCGGAAGCGATCTTTAG
- a CDS encoding DUF4118 domain-containing protein: protein MAHAELIGTRKIEPAFGSATSAIMQYGAAFILIVFASSIAVGVDSRIAIPNVSLVYVVPVVIAGAAFGVGPSLFAAVLGALSYNFFLTEPRYTLSVDDPANIWAIVLLFLVGLIVSGVAFVSSRKASEAAELQRHAEILQGLSSDIAAADSLKAMTSRAAGALAALFGAPVAIMMVRDGGLDLVEQTGALDIGRAEYDAATAALAAHGAVRGGVYPDDQSRLDFWPVRVADRSVAVIGIALPSDERPPLPDQSVDVVRNLLALAIDRIGMRTDQQS from the coding sequence ATGGCCCATGCAGAACTTATCGGGACCCGCAAGATCGAACCGGCATTCGGATCGGCGACATCCGCGATCATGCAATATGGCGCCGCTTTCATCCTGATCGTGTTCGCCTCCTCCATCGCGGTCGGCGTCGACAGCCGGATTGCCATTCCGAACGTGTCGCTGGTGTATGTGGTCCCCGTCGTCATCGCCGGCGCCGCCTTCGGCGTCGGGCCGTCGCTCTTTGCGGCCGTGCTCGGCGCGCTGTCCTACAACTTCTTTCTCACCGAACCGCGCTACACGCTGTCCGTGGACGACCCCGCCAACATCTGGGCCATCGTCCTGCTCTTTCTCGTCGGGCTGATCGTCAGCGGCGTGGCCTTTGTTTCCAGCCGCAAGGCGAGCGAAGCCGCCGAATTGCAGCGGCATGCGGAAATCCTGCAAGGCTTGAGCAGCGACATCGCCGCGGCCGACAGTCTCAAAGCAATGACGTCACGTGCGGCCGGCGCGCTCGCCGCTTTGTTCGGAGCGCCGGTCGCCATCATGATGGTGCGGGACGGAGGTCTCGATCTCGTCGAACAAACCGGCGCGCTCGACATCGGGAGAGCCGAATACGACGCGGCGACTGCCGCGCTCGCGGCGCACGGCGCGGTTCGCGGCGGCGTCTACCCCGATGACCAGTCGCGCCTCGACTTCTGGCCGGTCCGCGTGGCCGACCGATCGGTTGCCGTCATCGGCATCGCCTTGCCGAGCGACGAGCGCCCGCCATTGCCGGATCAGTCGGTGGATGTCGTGCGAAATCTGCTGGCGCTGGCGATCGACAGGATTGGCATGAGGACGGATCAACAAAGCTGA
- a CDS encoding HpcH/HpaI aldolase family protein, translating to MANRVKEIWKSGKAVVNAWLAIPSGFSAEVMAQCGFDSVTVDIQHGVQDYQSMVTCFQAMNGHPVTPMVRVPWNEPGIIGKVLDGGAYGVICPMVNTKEEAENFVQYCKYPPRGTRSNGPIRAGMYGAGGTYQETANDETLCIPMLETRTAIDNMEAILDVEGIAGVYVGPSDLGYSYGLVPKLDREEPEILKIYDKLLKECDKRGIYPGIHCSGPVGAAKNIAMGFKLVTLLNDSGILATGAKNWVAETRKNSGGKA from the coding sequence ATGGCAAATCGAGTCAAGGAAATTTGGAAGTCGGGCAAGGCTGTCGTCAATGCCTGGCTGGCGATCCCGTCGGGGTTTTCCGCCGAGGTGATGGCGCAATGCGGCTTCGACAGCGTCACCGTCGATATCCAGCACGGCGTGCAGGACTATCAGTCCATGGTCACCTGCTTCCAGGCCATGAACGGCCACCCGGTCACGCCGATGGTTCGCGTGCCGTGGAACGAGCCCGGCATCATCGGCAAGGTGCTCGACGGCGGCGCCTATGGCGTGATCTGCCCGATGGTCAACACCAAGGAAGAAGCCGAGAACTTCGTCCAGTACTGCAAGTATCCGCCGCGCGGCACGCGCTCGAACGGCCCGATCCGCGCCGGCATGTATGGCGCAGGCGGCACCTATCAGGAAACCGCCAATGACGAGACGCTGTGCATTCCGATGCTGGAAACGCGCACCGCCATCGATAACATGGAAGCCATTCTTGATGTCGAAGGCATTGCCGGCGTTTATGTCGGACCGAGCGACCTCGGCTATTCCTACGGCCTCGTGCCGAAGCTCGACCGCGAGGAGCCAGAGATCCTGAAGATCTACGACAAGCTGCTCAAGGAATGCGACAAGCGCGGCATCTATCCCGGCATTCATTGCTCGGGCCCGGTTGGTGCGGCGAAGAACATCGCCATGGGCTTCAAGCTGGTGACGCTGCTCAACGACAGCGGCATCCTGGCGACGGGCGCCAAGAATTGGGTCGCCGAGACCCGCAAGAACTCCGGCGGCAAGGCGTAA